ATCCTCTACGCAGCCATTATGGTGGTCGTAGTCGCAATAGCTCTAGCGCTCACGGCTGTGGCTCTACGCAAGCCTCAGCAAGAGAATGAGCGCATCGACAAGATGCAGCAGATACTACGTGCTGTACATCTGGAGCCTACCAAAGATCAAGTCATCCCCACCTACACAAAGGTGATCAAGCAGGAGCTACTGGTCAATGGCCAGGGCGAGGTGATCGCTACATTTGAGGGAGATCAGATTGCGCAGAATGAGGCTTTCCAGATGAACACGGCCAATCAGTTTAAACTTCGTCAGCAAGACCCTTCACTCGGACTCCCCGTCTATGTTGCGGAGGTCGAGGGACAGCAGCTCTATATCTTCCCGATGGATGGGGCTGGTCTATGGGGAGCCATCTGGGGCTTCCTAGCTGTGCAGGCAGATGGGTCTACCGTCTATGGTACCG
The sequence above is a segment of the Porphyromonas vaginalis genome. Coding sequences within it:
- the nqrC gene encoding NADH:ubiquinone reductase (Na(+)-transporting) subunit C, with the translated sequence MNRDSNTYTILYAAIMVVVVAIALALTAVALRKPQQENERIDKMQQILRAVHLEPTKDQVIPTYTKVIKQELLVNGQGEVIATFEGDQIAQNEAFQMNTANQFKLRQQDPSLGLPVYVAEVEGQQLYIFPMDGAGLWGAIWGFLAVQADGSTVYGTDFSHAGETPGLGAEIATKHFSKEFVGKQLYRDEQFKSIAVVKHGRSLDDQDYVDGISGGTLTSNGVNNMLWSSIHEYLPYIEQIRGAQAVAVE